One Oryzomonas sagensis genomic region harbors:
- a CDS encoding pseudouridine synthase, translated as MQERLQKLISQAGITSRRAAEELIVNGRVTVNGVVVTELGSKADPATDRVAVDGKPLQFSAKHLYILLNKPTGYITALKDSQDRPLVTDLLHGVEERVYPVGRLDYNTEGLLLLTNDGDWANRLMHPRHEVEKEYHVRVRGKVLEQQLKRLAGGVELEDGVTAPATVRMVKSSDQNDWISVTIHEGRNRQVRRMCEVVSLSVVRLRRVRYGSLEIGALKPGQFRYLTDAEVRGLLQPGGISEPEPQKVQKPRPPRSTNTTKTGTGAPGSPRKPRDTTKTGTATGRPSVRTAEKQTKRQPSRTKPGAPPRTRHR; from the coding sequence ATGCAAGAACGTCTGCAAAAACTCATCTCCCAGGCCGGCATCACCTCCCGCCGGGCCGCCGAGGAACTGATCGTGAACGGCCGGGTCACGGTCAACGGTGTAGTGGTCACCGAACTGGGGAGCAAGGCCGACCCGGCCACAGACCGCGTCGCCGTGGACGGCAAGCCGCTCCAGTTCAGCGCAAAGCACCTGTATATCCTGCTCAACAAGCCGACCGGCTACATCACCGCCCTGAAGGACTCCCAGGACCGGCCGCTGGTGACCGACCTTTTGCACGGGGTGGAGGAACGGGTCTACCCGGTGGGGAGGCTGGACTACAACACCGAAGGGCTTCTGCTGCTGACCAACGACGGGGATTGGGCCAACCGCCTGATGCACCCGCGCCACGAGGTGGAGAAGGAGTACCACGTCCGGGTGCGGGGCAAGGTGTTGGAACAACAGCTGAAACGGCTGGCGGGCGGGGTGGAGCTGGAGGACGGCGTCACCGCTCCGGCAACGGTGCGCATGGTGAAGAGCAGCGACCAGAACGACTGGATCTCGGTGACGATCCACGAGGGGAGAAACCGCCAGGTGCGGCGCATGTGCGAGGTGGTCAGCCTCTCCGTGGTGCGCCTGCGGCGGGTACGCTACGGCAGTCTGGAGATCGGGGCGCTGAAGCCGGGGCAGTTCCGCTACCTGACCGATGCCGAGGTACGGGGGTTGCTCCAGCCGGGAGGGATATCGGAGCCAGAGCCGCAGAAGGTGCAGAAGCCGCGTCCCCCCCGCAGCACGAACACGACAAAGACCGGCACAGGAGCGCCAGGAAGCCCTCGGAAACCGCGCGACACGACAAAAACCGGTACGGCAACAGGACGCCCCTCCGTCCGGACGGCCGAGAAACAGACCAAAAGGCAGCCCTCCCGCACGAAGCCCGGCGCCCCCCCGCGGACACGCCACCGATAA
- a CDS encoding acetyl-CoA carboxylase carboxyltransferase subunit alpha — translation MATPFHLEFEKPVVELEKKIEELNALAADGLDISADVATLEGHVEKTRKDIFANLSRWQTAQVARHINRPFTLDYVKHMFTEFVELHGDRNFGDDHAIVGGLARFDGQPVVVIGHQKGRDTKEKVYRNFGMPNPEGYRKALRLMQMAEQFKLPVITFVDTPGAYPGIGAEERGQAEAIARNLREMASLRTPIIVCVTGEGGSGGALAIAVGDRILMLEHSVYAVISPEGCAAILWSDGTKGEQAAEALKPTAKDIIGLGVIDEIVTEPVGGAHRDHEAMAATLKKAIARNLAELNKLSPDDLVEKRYQKFRAMTRCAE, via the coding sequence ATGGCGACCCCGTTTCATCTGGAATTCGAAAAACCGGTTGTGGAACTTGAGAAGAAGATCGAGGAGTTGAACGCCCTGGCCGCGGACGGCCTGGACATCAGCGCCGACGTGGCCACCCTGGAAGGGCATGTGGAGAAGACACGCAAGGATATCTTCGCCAACCTCTCCCGCTGGCAGACCGCCCAGGTGGCGCGCCACATCAACCGCCCCTTCACCCTCGACTATGTCAAACACATGTTCACCGAATTCGTGGAACTGCACGGCGACCGCAACTTCGGCGACGACCACGCCATCGTCGGCGGCCTGGCCCGCTTCGACGGCCAGCCGGTCGTGGTGATCGGCCACCAGAAAGGGCGCGACACCAAGGAGAAGGTCTACCGCAACTTCGGCATGCCCAACCCGGAAGGGTACCGCAAGGCGCTGCGCCTGATGCAGATGGCCGAACAGTTCAAACTGCCGGTCATCACCTTCGTGGATACGCCCGGCGCCTACCCCGGCATCGGCGCCGAGGAGCGCGGCCAGGCCGAGGCCATTGCCCGCAACCTGCGCGAGATGGCCAGCCTGCGCACCCCGATCATCGTCTGCGTCACCGGCGAAGGCGGCTCCGGCGGGGCCCTGGCCATCGCCGTTGGCGACCGCATCCTGATGCTGGAGCACTCGGTCTACGCCGTCATCTCCCCGGAAGGGTGCGCCGCCATCCTCTGGTCCGACGGCACCAAGGGCGAGCAGGCCGCCGAGGCGCTCAAACCGACCGCCAAGGACATCATCGGCCTGGGGGTCATCGACGAGATCGTCACCGAGCCCGTAGGCGGCGCCCACCGGGACCACGAAGCCATGGCCGCGACCCTGAAGAAGGCCATTGCCCGCAACCTGGCGGAGCTGAACAAGCTTTCCCCGGACGATCTGGTGGAGAAGCGTTACCAGAAGTTCCGCGCCATGACGCGCTGCGCGGAGTAG
- a CDS encoding S41 family peptidase has translation MLFVAMMALSAAAANGEKNFGGVGIDGVAAPDGQITVRQLVAGGPAHVAGIKVGDVITHIDGKPTRGSDFRQMVHKRLRGRAGTPVVLKVRREGVEKPLTFTMQRQQLVVTTPKEK, from the coding sequence ATGTTATTCGTGGCTATGATGGCGCTCTCCGCAGCGGCGGCCAACGGCGAGAAGAACTTCGGCGGCGTCGGCATCGACGGCGTGGCTGCCCCCGACGGGCAGATCACGGTCCGGCAGCTTGTTGCCGGCGGACCTGCCCATGTGGCCGGGATCAAGGTGGGGGATGTCATTACCCATATCGACGGCAAGCCGACCCGGGGCAGCGATTTCCGGCAGATGGTTCACAAACGGCTGCGGGGGCGCGCCGGGACCCCGGTCGTCTTGAAGGTCAGGCGGGAAGGCGTGGAAAAGCCGCTGACCTTCACCATGCAGCGACAACAACTGGTGGTAACCACACCCAAGGAGAAATGA
- a CDS encoding type II toxin-antitoxin system RelE family toxin — MPPFSILLKPSVEKDLRKLPASVVRQVFEAFERLAEDPAVPPDRKLSGTERTWRHRIGDYRIVYELDLANRTVIIHYVRHRREVYRRL, encoded by the coding sequence ATGCCCCCGTTTAGCATCCTGCTAAAACCTTCGGTTGAGAAAGATCTGCGCAAACTTCCCGCATCCGTTGTGCGGCAGGTATTTGAAGCTTTTGAACGATTGGCCGAAGATCCCGCCGTCCCTCCCGACCGCAAACTATCCGGCACCGAGCGAACCTGGCGCCACAGAATCGGTGATTATCGCATCGTCTATGAACTGGACCTTGCCAACCGCACGGTCATAATTCACTATGTACGCCACCGCAGGGAAGTTTATCGTCGTTTGTAA
- a CDS encoding bZIP transcription factor yields the protein MRILLPLSVLLLVLSGNALAGSGYDRCIKEQDALKKKEAGACSGFSYLLNPSACFATQKALREYTATDKCNKIGSAENADSGVLPVVPAKQAVSGGNGGGGNPAVEVKKPEPVAPHPESTCEQLKDENVRLKAEINHLTTENEQLRKTGK from the coding sequence ATGAGAATACTTCTGCCCCTTTCCGTCCTACTTCTTGTGCTCTCGGGAAATGCTCTGGCCGGCAGCGGGTATGACCGCTGCATCAAGGAACAGGATGCCTTGAAGAAGAAGGAGGCCGGCGCGTGCAGCGGTTTCAGCTATCTCCTGAATCCGAGCGCATGCTTTGCGACTCAGAAGGCATTGAGGGAGTATACCGCTACCGATAAATGCAACAAGATCGGCAGCGCCGAAAATGCCGATTCCGGCGTTTTGCCTGTTGTCCCGGCGAAGCAAGCCGTCAGCGGCGGCAACGGTGGCGGGGGCAACCCGGCAGTCGAAGTAAAGAAGCCGGAACCTGTAGCACCGCACCCGGAAAGCACCTGCGAGCAGCTCAAGGACGAAAATGTGCGCCTCAAGGCAGAGATTAACCACCTCACGACAGAGAATGAACAACTGAGGAAAACGGGCAAATAG
- the sucD gene encoding succinate--CoA ligase subunit alpha — translation MSILIDKNSRIVVQGITGRSGLFHTQQCRAYGTNIVAGVTPGKGGIHIDGIPVFNTVEEAVRYTRANVSMIFVPPPAAADAILEACAAELDLAVCITEGIPVRDMVLARSVQERSRTLLVGPNCPGVITPGQCKLGIMPGYIHKPGKVGVVSRSGTLTYEAVKQLTDMGLGQSTCVGIGGDPIIGMKFIDVLEQFNNDPNTEAVFMIGEIGGGAEEEAAYWIRENMKKPVAAFIAGVTAPPGKRMGHAGAIITGGKGKAEDKIRTLNECGVVVAESPTRMGHAMKEALKAAGKHTAHPAKPAAKKAKK, via the coding sequence ATGTCCATTCTTATCGATAAGAATTCGCGGATCGTCGTGCAGGGGATCACCGGCCGCAGCGGCCTGTTCCATACCCAGCAGTGCCGGGCCTACGGCACCAACATCGTGGCCGGCGTCACCCCCGGCAAGGGGGGCATCCACATCGACGGCATCCCGGTGTTCAACACCGTGGAAGAGGCGGTGCGCTACACCAGGGCCAACGTCTCCATGATCTTCGTCCCGCCCCCGGCGGCGGCCGACGCCATCCTGGAGGCCTGCGCCGCCGAGTTGGACCTGGCAGTGTGCATCACCGAGGGGATACCGGTGCGGGACATGGTCCTGGCCCGGTCGGTGCAGGAGCGGAGCCGGACCCTGCTGGTGGGTCCCAACTGCCCCGGCGTCATCACCCCGGGCCAGTGCAAGCTGGGCATCATGCCGGGCTACATCCACAAGCCGGGCAAGGTGGGGGTGGTCTCCCGCAGCGGCACCCTGACCTACGAGGCGGTGAAGCAGTTGACCGACATGGGGCTGGGGCAGTCCACCTGCGTCGGCATCGGCGGCGACCCGATCATCGGCATGAAGTTCATCGACGTGCTGGAGCAGTTCAACAACGACCCGAACACCGAGGCGGTGTTCATGATCGGCGAGATCGGCGGCGGGGCCGAGGAAGAGGCGGCCTACTGGATCAGGGAGAACATGAAGAAGCCGGTGGCGGCGTTCATCGCCGGGGTCACGGCACCTCCGGGCAAGCGCATGGGCCATGCCGGGGCCATCATCACCGGCGGCAAGGGAAAAGCCGAGGACAAGATCCGCACCCTGAACGAATGCGGGGTCGTGGTGGCCGAGAGCCCGACCAGGATGGGGCACGCCATGAAGGAAGCGTTGAAGGCGGCGGGCAAGCACACCGCGCACCCGGCGAAACCGGCGGCGAAAAAGGCGAAGAAGTAG
- a CDS encoding type II toxin-antitoxin system Phd/YefM family antitoxin: MQPGEAQYITSSTGRKKAVILPIREYQRLLEDLHDLTVVAERREEYPISLDEMKKRLADHAPV, from the coding sequence ATGCAACCTGGGGAAGCGCAATACATCACCAGCAGCACCGGCAGGAAAAAAGCCGTTATCCTGCCTATCCGCGAATACCAGCGGCTGCTTGAGGATTTGCATGATCTGACGGTAGTTGCCGAACGGCGTGAGGAATATCCCATTTCGCTTGATGAAATGAAGAAACGCCTGGCCGACCATGCCCCCGTTTAG
- a CDS encoding glutaredoxin domain-containing protein, with product MIKRILAAVMLTLLVASGAVAAGQAPQSRLNPAKAVEARKYPQIVLYSTSWCPHCRATKEYFAKNNIPYTNRDVEQDDQAMKLLTGKYKSKGIPVIVLGTGQNEIVMHGFTPESFQENLKKAQAKK from the coding sequence ATGATAAAGAGGATTTTGGCCGCCGTCATGCTGACGCTGCTGGTGGCGTCCGGGGCCGTGGCCGCCGGACAGGCCCCCCAGAGCAGGCTCAACCCCGCCAAGGCGGTAGAGGCCCGGAAGTACCCCCAGATCGTGCTCTACTCCACCTCCTGGTGCCCCCATTGCCGCGCGACCAAGGAGTACTTCGCCAAGAACAACATCCCCTATACCAACCGCGACGTGGAGCAGGATGACCAGGCCATGAAGCTCTTGACCGGCAAATACAAGAGCAAGGGAATTCCGGTGATTGTCTTGGGAACGGGGCAGAACGAGATCGTCATGCACGGCTTTACGCCGGAGTCGTTCCAGGAGAATCTCAAGAAGGCCCAGGCGAAAAAGTAG
- a CDS encoding adenosine deaminase, whose amino-acid sequence MNFACIPRESLPDILCRMPKAELHIHIEGSLEPELIFALATRNNIPLPYATVDDLRVAYAFTDLQSFLDIYYAGAGVLQTEDDFFAMAWAYLKRAKAENIRHAEIFFDPQTHTERGIPFATVINGLDRAVRRGREELGVSASLILCFLRHLSEEAAFATLEEALPFRDRFIGVGLDSNERGNPPEKFARVFARCRELGLRLVAHAGEEGPAGYISQALDLLKAERIDHGVRCLENPLLVARLAEQRIPLTVCPLSNVKLCVFPDLAAHTIGRLLAAGIAATINSDDPAYFGGYLNENYLATFAALPELGAHEAYRLARNSFQASFVDESVKAGWIRELDDFFAQQCI is encoded by the coding sequence ATGAATTTCGCTTGTATCCCGCGGGAGAGCCTGCCCGACATTCTCTGCCGCATGCCCAAAGCGGAGCTGCACATTCACATCGAAGGCTCCCTGGAGCCGGAACTGATCTTTGCACTGGCAACGCGGAACAATATCCCGCTCCCCTATGCAACCGTGGACGACCTGCGTGTCGCCTATGCCTTCACCGATCTGCAGAGCTTTCTGGATATCTACTACGCCGGGGCCGGCGTGCTGCAAACGGAAGACGATTTCTTCGCCATGGCCTGGGCGTACCTGAAACGCGCCAAAGCCGAGAATATCCGCCATGCGGAGATCTTCTTCGACCCCCAGACCCATACGGAGAGGGGAATTCCCTTTGCCACCGTCATCAACGGGCTGGACCGGGCGGTCCGGCGTGGCCGCGAAGAGTTGGGGGTAAGCGCCTCGCTGATCCTCTGCTTTCTGCGCCACCTGAGCGAAGAGGCCGCTTTTGCGACCCTGGAAGAGGCCCTGCCGTTCCGCGACCGGTTCATCGGTGTCGGCCTGGACAGCAATGAGCGCGGCAATCCGCCGGAGAAATTCGCCCGGGTGTTCGCCCGCTGCCGGGAGTTGGGGCTGCGGCTGGTGGCCCATGCCGGGGAGGAGGGACCGGCCGGCTACATCAGCCAAGCCCTCGATCTGCTGAAGGCGGAGCGCATCGACCACGGCGTGCGCTGCCTGGAAAATCCCCTGCTTGTGGCGCGGCTGGCGGAGCAGCGGATACCCTTGACCGTATGCCCCCTGTCCAACGTAAAGCTCTGCGTATTCCCGGACCTTGCCGCCCACACCATCGGCAGATTGCTGGCTGCCGGTATCGCCGCAACGATCAACTCCGACGATCCGGCCTATTTCGGCGGTTACCTGAACGAAAATTACCTGGCCACCTTCGCCGCGCTGCCGGAGCTGGGGGCGCATGAGGCATACCGGTTGGCCCGCAACAGTTTTCAGGCCAGTTTTGTGGATGAAAGCGTCAAGGCGGGATGGATCAGGGAACTTGACGACTTCTTTGCGCAGCAGTGTATATAA
- a CDS encoding YkgJ family cysteine cluster protein — MLLYGNLADEPADIPAEALWKEFRRIGESYLGGGRERTRVVHELVDATIDSLIERDRRFGYAPPFCHKGCGNCCHEVVYCTAEEAADIHDYCRENGVGIDYEKLARQLDYLEFDTSQDHTGKTTWNDQKTEDQSCVFLDRVDNGCAIWPVRPLVCRVHLAEDTDRHCAPHNGVVNPDAHGINYIELSYILSVVFTIHRDSIKKTMGRLLLDAQPGGSDEAGLPE, encoded by the coding sequence ATGCTCCTGTACGGCAATCTAGCGGACGAACCGGCGGATATCCCGGCGGAAGCGCTCTGGAAAGAGTTCCGGCGGATCGGGGAAAGCTATCTGGGCGGCGGCAGGGAGCGAACGCGCGTGGTGCACGAGCTGGTGGATGCCACCATCGACTCCCTGATCGAACGGGACAGGAGGTTCGGCTACGCCCCCCCGTTCTGCCACAAGGGGTGCGGTAATTGCTGCCATGAAGTGGTCTATTGCACTGCCGAGGAAGCGGCGGATATTCATGACTACTGCCGGGAAAACGGCGTCGGGATCGATTACGAAAAACTCGCGCGCCAGCTTGATTACCTGGAATTCGACACCAGCCAGGATCACACGGGGAAAACCACCTGGAATGACCAGAAAACGGAAGACCAGTCGTGCGTCTTTCTGGACCGGGTGGACAACGGCTGCGCCATCTGGCCGGTCAGGCCGCTGGTCTGCCGGGTGCATCTGGCCGAGGATACGGACCGGCACTGCGCGCCGCACAACGGCGTCGTAAACCCTGATGCCCACGGGATCAATTATATCGAACTGAGCTATATCCTGAGCGTCGTTTTCACCATCCACCGGGATTCCATCAAGAAAACCATGGGGAGATTGCTGCTTGACGCACAACCAGGGGGATCGGATGAGGCCGGGCTCCCCGAGTGA
- the dnaE gene encoding DNA polymerase III subunit alpha codes for METPPFVHLHLHTQYSLLDGAIRVEDLVHKAEDYHMPALAITDHGNMFGAVEFYLKCQKAHIKPILGCEVYLAPESRFSKEARGISDAAYHLILLCQNLEGYRNLSYLTSAGYKEGFYYRPRIDRELLKEHSSGLIALSACLKGEVAMQCGRNKMEDALATARWYSELFEDRYYIELQENTLAEQDVVNKRLLEIAGELKLPLVATNDCHYLNREDARAHEVLLCIQTGKTMSDPTHMKFTADEFYVKSPEEMARAFSYAPEAIANTVAIAERCDLELPLGKEYFFPHFEPPAGKTHGEMLEHLATEGLKERMVTILAKYPDMPLERQQAYFDRLRIELDCIHQMQFPAYFLIVSDFINWAKDHGIPVGPGRGSAAGSLVAYSIKITDLDPMPYNLLFERFLNPERISMPDIDVDFCMDRREEVIQYVVEKYGRERVCQIITFGTMKAKAVVRDVGRALNMTYGDVDRIAKLIPDDLKMTLAKAMEQEPQLKELAAADPQIKNLLETAVCLEGLARHAGTHAAGVVVAPRQLEEFLPVYKDQKTGSINTQYSMKYVEMVGLVKFDFLGLKNLTVIQNAVRLVREGKDPDFDITRLRDDDKASYELISSGNTTGIFQLEGSGMKEMLVKLKPSCFEDVIAACALYRPGPLGCGMVDEFIERKHGRQKVVYDLPQLEPILKDTYGVIVYQEQVMQISRTLAGYSLGRADLLRRAMGKKDPAVMAKEKEPFLAGAKAQNIDPKKAEAIFDQMAKFAEYGFNKSHSAAYALIAYQTAYLKSYYPVEFMAALLTCDMDNTDKVIKSIGDCREQGIEVLPPDVNKSGLSFTVVGKSMRFGLGAVKGIGTGAVEAILEARAEGPFKDIYDFCERVDMRRANKKVFEALIKCGAFDSTGAFRSALMEGLEQAMSYGQKIQEEKASAQVSLFDTAEVVKHNGNGGMHLPDVQEWPDKEKLGYEKEALGFLITGHPLDRYVDDIKRLANSEIAHLGEMPDGCEVRVCGIVSAFREIPTKKGDRMCFATIEDLTGSVEITVFPDTYVETSTLLKSDDPLLVTGKLEKTEKGAKILVSRPSHDNGRRGGHHRDPGPAGDVKLLQDARAMTTKRVCFTLRTDDLPVERLDALKTIIQRYHGSVPACIQFLIPQRSRATMPLPPDLSVMASDDLRLEVERLFGYNAATFE; via the coding sequence ATGGAAACACCGCCCTTCGTCCATCTGCATCTCCATACCCAGTATTCCCTGCTGGACGGCGCCATCCGCGTCGAAGACCTGGTCCACAAGGCCGAGGATTACCACATGCCGGCCCTGGCCATCACCGACCACGGCAACATGTTCGGCGCGGTGGAGTTCTACCTCAAGTGCCAGAAGGCCCACATCAAGCCAATCCTCGGCTGCGAGGTCTACCTGGCACCCGAGTCCCGCTTCTCCAAGGAGGCCAGGGGGATCTCCGACGCGGCCTACCACCTGATCCTGCTCTGCCAGAACCTGGAGGGATACCGGAACCTCTCCTACCTCACCTCGGCCGGCTACAAGGAGGGGTTCTACTATCGCCCCCGCATCGACCGGGAGTTGTTGAAGGAACACAGCAGCGGGCTCATCGCCCTGTCGGCCTGTCTCAAGGGCGAGGTGGCCATGCAGTGCGGCCGGAACAAGATGGAGGATGCGCTGGCCACGGCCCGCTGGTACAGCGAGTTGTTCGAGGATCGCTATTACATCGAGTTGCAGGAAAACACCCTGGCCGAACAGGATGTGGTCAACAAACGCCTGTTGGAGATTGCGGGCGAACTGAAACTGCCGCTCGTGGCCACCAACGACTGCCACTACCTGAACCGGGAGGATGCCCGCGCCCACGAGGTGCTGCTCTGCATCCAGACCGGCAAGACCATGAGCGACCCGACCCACATGAAGTTCACGGCGGACGAGTTCTACGTCAAGTCGCCGGAGGAGATGGCCCGCGCCTTTTCCTACGCCCCCGAGGCCATCGCCAACACCGTGGCCATCGCCGAGCGCTGCGACTTGGAACTCCCCCTGGGCAAGGAATACTTCTTCCCCCACTTCGAGCCGCCGGCCGGCAAAACTCACGGCGAGATGCTGGAGCACCTGGCCACGGAGGGGCTCAAGGAGCGCATGGTCACCATCCTGGCCAAGTACCCGGACATGCCCCTGGAACGGCAGCAGGCCTACTTCGACCGCCTGCGCATCGAGTTGGACTGCATCCACCAGATGCAGTTCCCGGCCTACTTCCTGATCGTGTCCGACTTCATCAACTGGGCCAAGGACCACGGCATCCCGGTCGGTCCGGGCAGGGGTTCGGCCGCCGGCTCGCTGGTGGCCTACTCCATCAAGATCACCGACCTCGATCCCATGCCCTATAACCTGCTGTTCGAACGTTTCCTCAACCCGGAACGCATCTCCATGCCCGATATCGACGTCGACTTCTGCATGGACCGCCGGGAAGAGGTCATCCAGTACGTGGTGGAAAAATACGGGCGGGAGCGGGTCTGCCAGATCATCACCTTCGGGACCATGAAGGCCAAGGCCGTGGTGCGTGACGTGGGGCGGGCGCTGAACATGACCTATGGGGACGTGGACCGCATCGCCAAGCTGATCCCGGACGACCTGAAGATGACCCTGGCCAAGGCCATGGAGCAGGAACCGCAACTGAAGGAACTGGCGGCGGCCGACCCGCAGATCAAGAATCTGCTGGAAACCGCCGTCTGCCTGGAAGGCTTGGCCCGCCACGCCGGCACCCATGCCGCCGGGGTGGTGGTGGCCCCCCGGCAGTTGGAGGAGTTCCTGCCGGTGTACAAGGACCAGAAGACCGGTTCCATCAATACCCAGTACTCCATGAAGTACGTGGAGATGGTCGGCTTGGTCAAGTTCGACTTCCTGGGGCTCAAGAACCTTACGGTGATCCAGAACGCCGTCAGGCTGGTGCGGGAGGGCAAGGACCCGGATTTCGACATCACCCGCCTGCGGGACGACGACAAGGCCAGCTACGAGCTCATCTCCTCGGGCAACACCACCGGCATCTTCCAGCTCGAAGGCAGCGGCATGAAGGAGATGCTGGTCAAGCTCAAGCCCTCCTGCTTCGAGGACGTGATCGCCGCCTGCGCCCTGTACCGGCCGGGCCCCCTGGGGTGCGGCATGGTGGACGAGTTCATCGAGCGCAAGCACGGCCGCCAGAAGGTGGTCTACGACCTGCCCCAACTGGAGCCGATCCTGAAGGATACCTACGGCGTCATCGTCTACCAGGAACAGGTCATGCAGATCTCCCGCACCCTGGCCGGCTATTCCCTGGGGCGCGCCGACCTGCTGCGCCGCGCCATGGGCAAGAAAGACCCGGCGGTCATGGCCAAGGAGAAGGAGCCGTTTTTGGCCGGAGCCAAGGCCCAGAACATCGACCCGAAAAAGGCCGAGGCGATCTTCGACCAGATGGCCAAGTTTGCCGAATACGGCTTCAACAAGTCCCACTCGGCCGCCTACGCCCTCATCGCCTACCAGACCGCCTACCTCAAGTCCTACTACCCGGTGGAGTTCATGGCCGCGCTTCTCACCTGCGACATGGACAACACGGACAAGGTGATCAAGAGCATCGGCGACTGCCGCGAGCAGGGGATCGAGGTGCTGCCGCCGGACGTGAACAAGTCCGGCCTCTCCTTCACCGTGGTGGGCAAATCCATGCGCTTCGGCCTGGGCGCGGTCAAGGGGATCGGCACCGGCGCCGTGGAGGCGATCCTGGAGGCGCGGGCCGAGGGTCCCTTCAAGGATATCTACGACTTCTGCGAGCGGGTCGATATGCGCCGCGCCAACAAGAAGGTGTTCGAGGCCCTCATCAAGTGCGGCGCCTTCGACTCCACCGGCGCCTTCCGCTCGGCCCTCATGGAAGGGCTGGAGCAGGCCATGTCCTACGGCCAGAAGATCCAGGAGGAGAAGGCCAGCGCCCAGGTTTCCCTGTTCGACACCGCCGAGGTGGTGAAACACAACGGCAACGGCGGCATGCACCTCCCCGACGTCCAGGAATGGCCGGACAAGGAAAAACTGGGGTACGAGAAGGAGGCGCTGGGCTTCCTGATCACCGGCCACCCCCTGGACCGCTACGTGGACGACATCAAGCGCCTGGCCAACTCGGAGATCGCCCATCTGGGCGAGATGCCGGACGGTTGCGAGGTGCGGGTCTGCGGCATCGTCTCCGCCTTCCGGGAGATCCCCACCAAGAAGGGGGACCGCATGTGCTTCGCCACCATCGAGGACCTGACCGGCTCGGTGGAGATCACCGTGTTCCCCGACACCTATGTGGAGACCTCCACCCTGCTTAAATCCGACGACCCGCTGTTGGTGACCGGCAAGCTGGAAAAGACGGAAAAGGGGGCCAAGATTCTGGTCAGCCGCCCCAGTCACGACAACGGGCGCCGGGGGGGCCATCACCGCGACCCCGGCCCGGCAGGCGACGTCAAATTGCTCCAGGATGCCCGGGCCATGACCACCAAGCGGGTCTGCTTCACCCTGCGCACGGACGACCTGCCGGTGGAGCGTCTGGATGCCCTCAAGACGATCATCCAGCGCTACCACGGCAGCGTGCCGGCCTGCATCCAGTTTCTCATCCCGCAGCGGAGCCGCGCGACCATGCCGCTCCCGCCGGATTTGAGCGTCATGGCCAGCGATGATTTAAGGCTGGAAGTGGAGCGACTGTTCGGCTATAATGCCGCGACTTTCGAGTAG